The following coding sequences lie in one Montipora foliosa isolate CH-2021 chromosome 11, ASM3666993v2, whole genome shotgun sequence genomic window:
- the LOC137976767 gene encoding uncharacterized protein translates to MKDEIFVLARGLTFCPTPQHINWPEISADIYDFARRMRLTEYFFDENNTTNVNKRDNPFHDKSTWNPPTNREQALDTFLDAVKLDITTCKPKPIRDNLTTSERQAIHQLKQRQDIVIKPADKGSGTVIMDKTWYIDECNRQLNDSKFYRRLNEDITVDIQKRVTVYVNRMYTDDLIDEKTKQYLIQPDVKPGRFYILPKVHKPGNPGRPIVSSNSHPTERISHFIDHHLQPLVHKLPSHVKDTNDFLNKLLTIGKLPSNSLLVTLDVSSLYTNIPHNEGIKACDHFLRTDPHNTIPTGTICDLIRMILTMNNFTFNDSHYLQIHGTAMGTKMAPSFANLFLGLFEKNALRNGMLSQISRDQYPCRLSSEKIKLFAAWYEHSQLSKEQEEDGSVSPGRKLLITPRGKKIVFNTSVELPLLRKWYEETPKPDLKDLTRYAEILNNLEERKSREQVLARHVNTWFKNERARLRREGLLEDLSRPSMAVPTSS, encoded by the exons ATGAGATATTTGTTCTCGCACGTGGCCTCACATTCTGCCCTACTCCTCAACACATCAACTGGCCTGAAATCTCAGCCGACATATACGACTTTGCCCGACGTATGCGACTAACAGAGTACTTCTTTGACGAGAACAACACCACTAACGTGAACAAACGAGACAACCCTTTCCATGATAAAAGCACTTGGAACCCTCCCACTAACAGAGAACAGGCTCTAGATACATTCTTAGACGCTGTTAAACTTGACATCACTACATGTAAACCTAAACCTATTCGCGACAATCTTACCACCTCAGAACGACAGGCAATACACCAACTTAAACAACGACAAGACATTGTAATAAAACCAGCAGACAAGGGTTCCGGTACGGTTATTATGGATAAAACCTGGTACATTGACGAATGCAACAGACAGCTTAACGACTCTAAATTCTACCGACGCTTAAATGAAGACATCACTGTTGAcatacaaaaacgagtaacagtatacgtaaacagaatgtacactgacgacctcattgacgagaagacaaaacaatacctgATACAACCTGACGTAAAACCAGGACGTTTCTACATCCTTCCCAAAGTACACAAGCCCGGTAACCCAGGACGCCCTATTGTTTCATCTAATAGTCATCCCACTGAACGCATATCCCATTTTATTGACCACCATCTTCAACCCCTTGTCCACAAACTACCATCTCATGTTAAAGACACTAAcgattttctcaataaactccttaccattggcaaattaccctctaattcattattagtaacacttgacgtctcatctctatacactaatattccacataatgaaggtattaaggcttgtgatcattttttacgcactgatcctcacaacaccattcccactggcactatttgcgacctcatccgcatgattctcaccatgaataacttcacttttaatgatagccactaccttcaaatccacggcacagctatgggcaccaaaatggccccctcttttgctaacctcttcctcgggcttttcgaaaaaaatgctctaaggaac GGCATGCTGTCGCAGATATCTAGAGATCAATACCCTTGCCGTTTATCGTCCGAGAAGATTAAGCTTTTTGCCGCGTGGTATGAACACTCCCAgctgagcaaagaacaggaagAAGACGGCTCAGTGTCTCCGGGAAGAAAACTTCTTATTACTCCACGCGGGAAGAAAATTGTCTTCAACACGTCAGTGGAGCTTCCTTTGCTAAGGAAATGGTACGAAGAGACTCCCAAACCTGATCTCAAAGATTTGACGAGATACGCGGAAATCTTGAACAATTTGGAGGAACGAAAAAGTAGAGAACAAGTGCTGGCACGTCATGTCAACACTTGGTTCAAGAACGAGCGAGCTCGATTAAGAAGAGAGGGTCTTCTCGAGGACTTGTCAAGGCCTTCTATGGCAGTACCAACAAGTTCATAA